The Mycolicibacterium hassiacum DSM 44199 genome includes a window with the following:
- a CDS encoding LLM class F420-dependent oxidoreductase — MTGHVDFRVFVEPQQGATYADQLAVARAAEQLGYSAFFRSDHYLAMSGDGLPGPTDSWVTLAGIARETSSIRLGTLVTSATFRYPGPLAIAVAQVDEMSDGRVEFGLGAGWFEPEHQAYAIPFPDTAERFERLAEQLEIITGLWTTPHGEKFDFAGKYYTVVDSPGLPKPLQVPHPPVVVGGLGAKRTPALAARYASEFNVPFVRLDTLKTQYERVAAAVADAGRPADSMTYSAAFVVCAGRDEAEIARRAAAIGREVEELRSNSPVVGTPAEIVDRLGPFIEAGVQRVYLQVLDMSDLAHLEFFAGEVIPQLR; from the coding sequence GTGACTGGACACGTCGACTTCCGGGTTTTCGTCGAACCGCAACAGGGCGCCACCTACGCCGATCAGCTGGCCGTCGCCCGAGCTGCCGAACAGCTCGGCTACTCGGCGTTCTTCCGCTCCGACCACTACCTGGCGATGAGCGGCGACGGCCTGCCGGGCCCGACCGACTCCTGGGTGACGTTGGCGGGTATCGCGCGCGAGACCAGCTCGATCCGGCTCGGCACCCTGGTCACCTCGGCGACGTTCCGCTACCCCGGACCGCTGGCGATCGCGGTGGCGCAGGTCGACGAGATGAGCGATGGCCGGGTCGAATTCGGCCTGGGCGCAGGCTGGTTCGAGCCCGAGCACCAGGCGTATGCGATCCCGTTCCCGGACACGGCCGAACGGTTCGAGCGGCTGGCCGAACAGCTGGAGATCATCACCGGGCTGTGGACCACGCCGCACGGGGAGAAGTTCGACTTCGCCGGCAAGTACTACACCGTGGTCGACTCCCCGGGCCTGCCGAAGCCGCTGCAGGTGCCGCACCCGCCGGTCGTCGTCGGCGGCCTGGGCGCCAAGCGCACCCCGGCGCTGGCCGCCAGGTACGCCAGCGAGTTCAACGTTCCGTTCGTGCGGCTCGACACCCTCAAGACGCAGTACGAGCGGGTGGCCGCGGCGGTGGCGGACGCCGGCCGGCCGGCCGACTCGATGACCTATTCGGCGGCGTTCGTGGTGTGCGCCGGCCGGGACGAGGCCGAGATCGCGCGCCGCGCCGCGGCGATCGGCCGGGAGGTCGAAGAGCTGCGCAGCAACTCCCCGGTCGTCGGTACCCCGGCCGAGATCGTCGACCGGCTCGGCCCGTTCATCGAGGCCGGGGTGCAGCGCGTGTACCTCCAGGTTCTCGACATGTCCGATCTGGCGCACCTGGAGTTCTTCGCCGGCGAGGTGATCCCGCAACTTCGCTGA
- a CDS encoding TIGR03085 family metal-binding protein produces the protein MTPAQRERAALVQTMRAVGPDAPTLCAGWTTRDLAAHLVVRERRPDAAPGILLPLLAGYTDRVQRRVATSTDWDELLDRVASGPPLYSPFKLLDPVANTGEMFIHHEDVRRARPGWEPRPLDDDTARRLRRPLAAMARLTLGRAPARVVLRTPDGRTVADVGRGPELTVTGDVGELTLFMAGRDEFRLTFSDAETAKAVCAARRGL, from the coding sequence ATGACCCCAGCCCAGCGGGAACGCGCCGCCCTGGTGCAGACCATGCGTGCCGTCGGACCGGACGCCCCGACCCTGTGCGCGGGCTGGACCACCCGCGACCTCGCCGCGCATCTGGTGGTGCGCGAACGCCGGCCGGATGCCGCGCCGGGGATCCTGCTGCCGCTGCTGGCCGGCTACACCGACCGGGTGCAGCGCCGGGTCGCGACGTCCACCGACTGGGACGAACTGCTGGACCGGGTGGCCTCCGGCCCACCGCTGTACTCACCGTTCAAGCTGCTCGACCCGGTGGCGAACACGGGCGAGATGTTCATCCACCACGAGGATGTTCGGCGCGCCCGGCCGGGCTGGGAGCCCCGCCCGCTCGACGACGACACCGCCCGGCGGCTGCGCCGGCCACTGGCGGCGATGGCCCGGCTGACGCTGGGCCGGGCACCGGCGCGGGTGGTCCTGCGCACCCCCGACGGCCGGACGGTGGCCGACGTCGGCCGCGGCCCGGAGCTGACCGTCACCGGCGACGTGGGTGAGCTCACCCTGTTCATGGCCGGTCGGGACGAGTTCCGGCTGACGTTCTCCGACGCCGAGACCGCGAAGGCGGTGTGCGCCGCCCGCCGGGGGCTGTGA